In one Bactrocera tryoni isolate S06 chromosome 5, CSIRO_BtryS06_freeze2, whole genome shotgun sequence genomic region, the following are encoded:
- the LOC120776417 gene encoding uncharacterized protein KIAA1143 homolog has product MSGKRNISYVKPQDPSFLAKLKSQIGYKEGPTVETKRQKVDFDEHSSDSDREEEKPQIVVLQSGDLTAEEVQKEEARIAKEAAEAKADLSKPIVFQKRKETQSINSEELTSAGSSKSNNHISNISQTIKKVESRKEKSNKGESKSLKKKKDNQKSKLSFDADEEEDDDV; this is encoded by the exons ATGTCTGGGAAGCGTAATATATCGTACGTTAAACCACAAGATCCCAGTTTTTTAGCCAAGTTAAAGTCACAAATCGGATATAAAGAAGGGCCAACTGTGGAAACCAAG CGTCAAAAAGTTGATTTCGACGAACATAGCTCAGATAGCGACCGCGAAGAGGAGAAGCCCCAAATCGTTGTTTTGCAGAGTGGAGATTTGACAGCTGAAGAAGTGCAGAAAGAGGAAGCTCGAATCGCAAAAG AAGCAGCGGAGGCAAAAGCCGATCTCAGTAAACCAATAGTGTTCCAGAAGCGAAAAGAAACTCAGAGTATAAACTCCGAAGAATTGACAAGTGCCGGCAGCTCAAAATCCAATAATCATATTTCCAACATCTCTCAAACAATCAAAAAAGTCGAAAGTAGGAAGGAAAAATCAAACAAAGGCGAATCCAAGTCACTTAAAAAGAAGAAGGACAACCAAAAAAGCAAGCTATCGTTTGACGCCGACGAGGAGGAAGACGACGACGTATAA